One region of Flavobacterium sp. KACC 22763 genomic DNA includes:
- a CDS encoding RagB/SusD family nutrient uptake outer membrane protein, translated as MKKYINTIVKYSIVLSALLISGSCEDYLEKSSDSDISSEEAFKNFENFQGFTEELYHCIPDFTNAYWTNSWNWGEDEIQSTARDFHFVCKIDKGDFWGWQTEFDGWQAGWMNRRNVSTNSDRFAKDLWTLGWAGIRKANIGLANIDKMTEYTEEERKMIKGQLLFFRGWFHFQFMQYFGGLPYIDQVLPSDKPLKLPRLTYQECADKAGSDFREAADLLPVNWDDTTIGKRTLGKNDLRINKIMALGYLGKNYLWAGSPLMNKVSTGNAGYDAEYCKKAAKAFGELLTITESGASQYKLVPFSKYSDNFYTTGGNWRMPGSTEAIFRGPYFGANGSNWGTSKQYQPAPQICDGDVKFLPTANYVDNYGMANGMPIKDITKADPESGYDPQYPWKGRDPRFYNDIVFDGVKCVTGSMPANEEQNRYANLYTDGSYRNISSGSRTGYLLYKFIPRTANKFDDGFGYGNNLNIHLPWMRLSDIYIMYAEAAAVGYGGAAGKDPQFSKTAVDAINVIRDRAGVGHVAAVFTGGLDAFIGEVRRERAVELSFEGHRFNDLRRWMLLIDSPYTLKKSIEFDRAGPLDVDNPSQNKVLNIREVVILERKFSEKHYWLPLKNADVNMYMEFSQNPGW; from the coding sequence ATGAAAAAATATATAAACACTATAGTAAAGTACAGCATTGTTTTAAGTGCGCTTTTAATTTCGGGATCCTGTGAGGATTATCTTGAAAAATCATCAGATTCTGATATTTCGTCAGAAGAGGCATTCAAAAATTTTGAAAATTTTCAAGGCTTTACAGAAGAATTGTACCATTGCATTCCTGATTTTACAAATGCCTATTGGACAAATTCATGGAATTGGGGAGAAGATGAAATTCAGTCTACAGCTCGTGATTTTCATTTTGTATGCAAAATTGATAAAGGAGATTTCTGGGGATGGCAGACTGAATTTGACGGATGGCAGGCAGGCTGGATGAACAGAAGAAATGTGAGCACAAATAGCGACCGTTTTGCTAAAGATTTGTGGACATTAGGATGGGCAGGAATACGTAAAGCTAATATAGGACTGGCCAACATTGATAAAATGACCGAATATACAGAGGAAGAAAGGAAAATGATAAAAGGACAGCTTTTATTTTTTAGAGGCTGGTTTCACTTTCAATTCATGCAGTATTTTGGAGGGCTTCCCTATATTGATCAAGTGCTTCCTAGTGATAAGCCCTTAAAATTGCCAAGACTTACCTATCAGGAATGTGCAGATAAAGCAGGAAGCGATTTTAGAGAAGCTGCCGATTTACTGCCGGTGAATTGGGATGATACTACCATTGGAAAAAGAACTTTAGGAAAAAATGATCTGCGCATTAATAAAATAATGGCTCTTGGATATTTAGGAAAAAATTATCTATGGGCAGGAAGTCCGTTAATGAATAAGGTGTCTACCGGTAATGCTGGTTATGATGCCGAATACTGTAAAAAAGCGGCAAAAGCTTTTGGTGAACTTTTGACTATAACAGAAAGCGGCGCATCTCAGTATAAATTGGTTCCATTCAGCAAATACAGTGATAATTTTTATACAACAGGAGGTAACTGGAGAATGCCTGGATCAACAGAAGCGATTTTTAGAGGACCTTATTTTGGTGCAAACGGATCGAATTGGGGAACTTCAAAACAATATCAGCCAGCTCCCCAAATTTGTGATGGCGATGTGAAGTTTTTGCCAACAGCAAATTATGTTGACAATTACGGAATGGCAAATGGAATGCCGATTAAAGATATTACGAAAGCTGATCCAGAATCTGGATATGATCCGCAATATCCTTGGAAAGGAAGAGACCCGCGTTTTTATAATGATATTGTATTTGATGGCGTAAAATGTGTTACAGGATCTATGCCTGCAAACGAAGAGCAAAACAGATATGCCAATCTTTATACTGATGGAAGCTATAGAAATATAAGCTCAGGCAGCAGAACAGGATATTTGCTGTATAAATTCATTCCAAGAACAGCCAATAAATTTGATGATGGTTTTGGGTACGGAAACAATCTTAATATCCACCTTCCATGGATGCGTCTGTCAGACATCTATATCATGTATGCAGAAGCAGCCGCGGTAGGTTACGGCGGTGCAGCAGGAAAAGATCCGCAATTTTCAAAAACAGCTGTTGATGCTATAAATGTGATCCGCGACAGAGCTGGCGTTGGCCATGTTGCAGCTGTATTTACAGGTGGTTTAGATGCGTTTATTGGAGAAGTAAGACGTGAACGCGCAGTTGAATTGAGTTTTGAAGGACACCGTTTTAACGACTTGCGCCGCTGGATGCTTTTAATTGATAGTCCGTATACTTTGAAAAAGTCAATTGAATTTGATAGAGCAGGTCCATTAGATGTAGATAATCCAAGCCAGAATAAAGTGCTTAATATTCGCGAGGTGGTAATATTGGAGCGAAAATTTTCTGAAAAAC
- a CDS encoding SusC/RagA family TonB-linked outer membrane protein, whose protein sequence is MRIKLREIFIGMKYLPLGVLFQFLFTGALQAAEKAKPLEKAVFQTNQEIIITGRVTSANDHLGIPGVNVAVKNVPNAIAVTDIDGKYVIKVPSSKSILVFTSVGFKPLEIAVEGKSEINAEMKQDQTDLGEVIIVGYGKQKKASLVASIAQVSGKTLERAGGVNSIGAALTGNVPGLITSASTGMPGEEDPQLFIRGASTWNNAQPLILVDGVERSMNSVEITSVESVSVLKDASATAVYGVRGANGVILITTKRGRSGAALIRTTVNTTVKVPSELPAKLDAYDALMVKNRAIEYELALSPSSWNDYLPQAIIDKYRYPANTAEAERYPNVDWQKTLFKDYAMSYNASLNVSGGTKYVKYFASADFVSEGDLFKKYNNNRGYDAGYGYNRLNVRSNLDFQITPSTVFKVGLAGSHGVKKSPWGASGSEYPMWDAAYSTAPDVFLPFYADGSWGYYAPNQGKASNSVLNLAISGVQYVTNTKLNTDFTLEQNLDKVVKGLSFKGMIALDNTFVENNRGVNDLYNDVQQKWIDPNTGLVLYKNSFDFNNRFDFQEGVKWSPSAGTVNDGASVRNLFYQLQLNYHTKIAQKHDIGALGLFNRYQTATGSEIPHFREDWVFRTTYNYADKYFIEYNGAYNGSEKFDKENRFAFFSSGGVSWIVTKENFMKGTASFLDLLKLRATYGEIGDDNVNGRWLYMSQWAYGGNALMGVTGEAAEQSPYTWYKEASVGNPDVHWEVAKKSDIGVDFGFFKGLVSGTFDWYSEDRRDILLDGLRRAIPSYYGAVAPVANLGQVQNRGYELELKFNYTFGSGLNLWLNTSITHAKNKIISADNPELLPDYQKGEGKAIGQSYSYVSNGFYNTWDELYASTIHSTNDGQKLPGNYNILDFNADGVIDAKDNIPFGYSGTPQNTYNTTFGVNWKGFSAFVQFYGVSNVTRQVVLTSLSEQNHVVYDQGSYWSADNTNADSPMPRWLSTASSFNNGSRYMYDASYLRLKNAEIAYTFDGKSKWVKSAGLQSIRVYINGNNLYLWSKMPDDRESNFAGTGWASQGAYPTVKRFNLGANIIF, encoded by the coding sequence ATGAGAATAAAATTACGTGAAATTTTTATTGGCATGAAGTATCTGCCTTTAGGAGTTTTGTTTCAGTTTTTGTTTACAGGTGCATTGCAGGCTGCTGAGAAGGCGAAACCTTTGGAAAAAGCAGTATTCCAGACTAATCAAGAAATTATAATAACAGGACGAGTAACCTCTGCCAATGACCATTTGGGAATTCCAGGAGTAAATGTTGCCGTAAAAAACGTGCCGAATGCGATTGCTGTTACTGACATAGATGGTAAATACGTTATAAAAGTTCCGTCGTCAAAATCGATTTTAGTTTTTACAAGCGTAGGGTTTAAACCGTTGGAGATAGCCGTAGAAGGTAAGTCTGAAATTAATGCAGAAATGAAGCAAGATCAGACCGATTTGGGAGAAGTGATTATTGTGGGATACGGAAAACAGAAAAAAGCAAGTTTGGTTGCCTCCATTGCACAGGTTTCTGGTAAAACGCTAGAACGTGCAGGAGGGGTTAACAGTATTGGTGCTGCTTTGACAGGGAATGTTCCCGGGTTAATTACTTCTGCTAGTACTGGTATGCCAGGTGAAGAAGATCCGCAGCTTTTTATTCGTGGAGCTAGTACTTGGAACAATGCACAGCCGCTTATTTTAGTAGATGGGGTAGAAAGATCAATGAATAGTGTCGAAATCACTTCTGTAGAATCTGTTTCGGTTTTAAAGGATGCTTCTGCTACTGCGGTTTACGGAGTGAGAGGGGCTAATGGTGTAATTCTTATTACGACCAAACGAGGCCGTTCTGGTGCTGCGCTTATCAGAACCACTGTTAATACTACGGTAAAAGTGCCTTCAGAACTTCCTGCCAAACTGGATGCTTACGATGCGCTTATGGTTAAAAACAGGGCTATTGAATACGAATTGGCGTTGAGCCCTTCAAGCTGGAACGATTATCTGCCACAGGCTATAATTGATAAATACAGATATCCCGCCAATACTGCTGAAGCTGAACGTTATCCGAATGTTGACTGGCAGAAAACGCTTTTTAAAGATTATGCAATGTCTTACAATGCAAGTTTAAATGTAAGCGGAGGAACCAAATATGTGAAGTATTTTGCCAGTGCCGATTTTGTAAGCGAAGGAGATCTTTTTAAAAAATACAACAATAATAGAGGATATGATGCGGGATACGGTTATAACCGTTTAAATGTTAGAAGCAATTTAGATTTTCAGATTACGCCAAGCACTGTTTTTAAAGTTGGACTTGCGGGTTCTCATGGTGTTAAGAAAAGCCCTTGGGGAGCTTCGGGAAGCGAGTATCCAATGTGGGATGCGGCTTATTCGACAGCTCCAGATGTGTTCCTGCCTTTCTATGCTGACGGTTCTTGGGGGTATTACGCGCCTAATCAAGGTAAAGCTTCTAACTCTGTGCTGAATTTAGCGATAAGCGGGGTGCAGTATGTAACCAATACAAAGTTAAATACCGATTTTACGCTGGAGCAAAACTTAGACAAAGTAGTCAAAGGGCTTAGTTTTAAAGGAATGATCGCTCTTGATAATACTTTTGTGGAGAATAACAGAGGGGTAAATGATTTATATAATGATGTACAGCAGAAATGGATAGATCCAAACACTGGATTGGTGCTTTACAAAAATAGTTTTGACTTTAATAACCGATTTGATTTTCAAGAAGGGGTTAAGTGGTCGCCTAGTGCAGGTACTGTAAATGATGGGGCTTCAGTTCGTAACCTTTTCTATCAGCTTCAGTTAAATTATCATACCAAAATTGCCCAGAAACATGACATTGGTGCTTTGGGGCTTTTTAACAGATATCAGACTGCGACAGGAAGTGAAATTCCGCACTTCAGAGAAGATTGGGTTTTCCGTACCACTTATAACTACGCCGACAAATATTTTATCGAATATAATGGAGCCTACAATGGATCGGAGAAATTTGATAAAGAAAACCGTTTTGCATTTTTCTCTTCCGGTGGGGTAAGCTGGATCGTTACCAAAGAAAATTTCATGAAAGGAACAGCATCATTTCTGGATTTGTTAAAATTGCGTGCCACTTATGGAGAGATTGGTGATGACAACGTTAATGGAAGATGGCTGTATATGTCGCAGTGGGCTTATGGAGGCAATGCGCTGATGGGAGTGACAGGCGAAGCTGCAGAACAGAGTCCGTACACTTGGTATAAGGAAGCTTCTGTGGGTAATCCTGATGTTCACTGGGAAGTAGCTAAAAAGAGTGATATTGGGGTTGACTTTGGTTTTTTCAAAGGATTGGTTTCAGGAACTTTTGATTGGTATAGTGAAGACCGTAGAGATATCTTATTGGACGGCCTTAGAAGAGCAATACCTTCTTATTATGGTGCAGTGGCCCCTGTTGCCAACCTTGGACAGGTTCAGAATAGAGGTTATGAGCTTGAGCTTAAATTTAATTATACTTTTGGGAGTGGCCTGAATCTTTGGTTGAACACCAGCATTACGCATGCCAAGAACAAAATCATAAGTGCCGATAATCCTGAGTTGCTGCCAGATTACCAAAAAGGAGAAGGAAAAGCAATTGGACAGAGTTACTCGTATGTTAGCAATGGCTTCTACAATACATGGGATGAATTATACGCCAGCACTATTCATAGCACAAATGATGGACAAAAATTACCAGGCAATTATAATATCCTGGACTTTAATGCAGATGGTGTTATAGATGCGAAGGATAATATTCCGTTCGGATATTCTGGGACACCGCAAAATACATACAACACCACTTTTGGAGTAAACTGGAAAGGTTTCAGTGCATTTGTTCAGTTTTACGGTGTAAGCAATGTTACCAGACAAGTCGTTTTAACCAGTCTGTCTGAACAGAATCACGTGGTTTACGATCAAGGATCTTATTGGTCAGCTGATAATACAAATGCCGATTCTCCAATGCCTCGCTGGCTATCTACTGCAAGCAGTTTTAATAATGGAAGCAGATACATGTACGATGCCTCATACTTGCGTCTAAAGAACGCTGAGATTGCCTATACATTTGACGGAAAATCAAAATGGGTAAAATCTGCAGGTCTGCAAAGCATTCGAGTATATATCAACGGAAACAACTTATATCTATGGTCAAAAATGCCAGATGATAGAGAATCTAATTTTGCAGGAACAGGGTGGGCGTCACAAGGAGCGTATCCAACTGTAAAGCGATTTAATCTGGGAGCCAATATTATATTTTAA
- a CDS encoding glycoside hydrolase family 97 protein, whose translation MVKSPDGKLAVSVSADNGMPQYSVTYNEKTFIEKSPLGLKTNAGDFSSGLALQANSVQNKVDESYQLRNIKKSSVHYTANEAVFSFTKEGRPALDVIFRVSNNNLAFKYKAYPQKETLSCVVQEEASGFLMPSGATTFLCPQSNPMTGFARTGPSYETSYMLDDAVGKNGWGNGYTFPCLFKVNGGWVLISETGVDGGYCASRLIGHENGLYSIGFPMPGENNGNGTASPGIPLPGETPWRTITIGETLAPIVETTIPFDLVKPKYEASKEYQYTKGTWSWIIKMDNNTTFPVQKQYIDFSALMGYETILVDALWDTQIGRDKIEELAAYGAQKGVGLYLWYNSNGYWNDAPQGPRGLMDNAAIRRKEMAWMKSIGIKGIKVDFFGGDKQVTMKLYEDILTDANEFGIMAVFHGCTLPRGWERMYPNYASSEAVLASENLHFGQQSCDNEAVNAATHTFIRNAVGSMDFGGSALNKFYNSDNIPNKGSKRMTSDVFALAASVLFQSGVQHFALAPNNLYDAPDWAIKFMKEVPTVWDEVRFLEGYPGKYAVLARRKGAKWYIAGINAEDKLLKIKLKLEMLNSGTTVNYYADDDQLNGKVSKLIVGKNKEVEIKIPKNGGIVITD comes from the coding sequence GTGGTAAAAAGTCCGGACGGAAAACTTGCGGTGTCGGTTTCTGCAGATAATGGAATGCCCCAGTATAGCGTAACATACAATGAAAAAACATTTATAGAAAAATCGCCATTAGGCTTAAAAACGAATGCGGGAGATTTTAGCTCCGGACTGGCTTTGCAGGCGAATAGCGTCCAAAACAAAGTTGACGAATCGTATCAGCTGCGCAACATCAAAAAAAGCAGCGTGCATTATACGGCCAACGAAGCTGTTTTTTCATTCACAAAAGAGGGCAGGCCGGCTCTAGATGTGATTTTTAGGGTGAGCAATAATAATCTGGCATTCAAGTATAAAGCATATCCGCAGAAAGAAACGCTTTCGTGCGTGGTTCAGGAAGAGGCTTCGGGATTTCTGATGCCAAGCGGAGCCACTACATTTCTATGTCCGCAAAGCAATCCGATGACCGGATTTGCGAGAACAGGTCCTAGTTATGAAACTTCGTATATGTTAGATGATGCCGTTGGAAAAAATGGCTGGGGAAATGGATACACTTTTCCATGCCTGTTTAAAGTAAACGGCGGATGGGTCCTGATTTCTGAAACAGGAGTAGACGGCGGCTATTGTGCCAGCCGCTTGATAGGACATGAGAACGGATTGTATTCCATTGGATTTCCGATGCCGGGAGAAAATAACGGAAACGGAACAGCTTCGCCGGGAATCCCGCTTCCGGGAGAAACGCCATGGCGCACCATTACAATTGGAGAAACCCTTGCTCCGATAGTGGAGACCACAATTCCGTTTGACTTGGTTAAGCCAAAATATGAGGCCTCTAAAGAATACCAGTACACAAAAGGCACTTGGAGCTGGATTATCAAAATGGATAATAACACCACTTTTCCTGTTCAAAAGCAATATATTGACTTCAGCGCTTTAATGGGATATGAAACCATTTTAGTCGATGCGCTTTGGGATACGCAGATAGGCCGAGATAAAATAGAAGAATTAGCGGCGTACGGCGCTCAGAAAGGCGTTGGGCTTTATTTGTGGTACAATTCAAACGGGTATTGGAATGATGCTCCGCAAGGCCCGAGAGGATTGATGGATAATGCGGCCATCAGACGAAAAGAAATGGCATGGATGAAAAGCATCGGAATCAAGGGAATTAAAGTGGACTTTTTTGGCGGCGATAAGCAGGTGACCATGAAACTCTATGAAGATATTCTGACGGATGCCAATGAATTTGGAATAATGGCTGTTTTCCATGGCTGCACATTGCCTCGAGGCTGGGAACGCATGTATCCGAATTACGCCTCCAGCGAAGCGGTTCTGGCAAGCGAGAATCTGCATTTCGGACAGCAGAGCTGCGATAATGAAGCTGTAAATGCGGCGACGCATACTTTTATCAGAAATGCGGTGGGAAGCATGGATTTTGGCGGAAGCGCTTTGAACAAATTCTACAATAGCGATAACATTCCCAACAAAGGCTCTAAAAGAATGACTTCAGATGTTTTTGCTTTAGCCGCTTCAGTGCTTTTTCAGAGCGGAGTGCAGCATTTTGCTTTGGCGCCTAACAATTTATATGATGCTCCGGACTGGGCCATAAAATTTATGAAAGAAGTGCCAACGGTCTGGGATGAGGTCCGCTTTCTGGAAGGATATCCAGGCAAATATGCTGTGCTGGCCAGAAGAAAAGGGGCAAAGTGGTATATCGCGGGAATTAATGCTGAAGATAAGCTGTTAAAGATAAAGTTAAAACTAGAAATGCTTAATTCTGGAACGACGGTAAATTACTACGCAGATGACGATCAGTTAAACGGAAAAGTAAGTAAATTGATAGTAGGCAAAAACAAAGAAGTTGAAATAAAAATACCTAAAAATGGAGGTATAGTAATAACAGATTAA
- a CDS encoding glycoside hydrolase family 43 protein: MSYKIYVKKLRFLAAFSISVCGFAQNPIVQTSYTADPAPMVYNNKLYLYTSHDEDHSTWFTMNDWKLYTTDDMVNWTDHGAVLSYKDFSWAKMNAWAIQCIERKGRFYLYAPITDNQGRNGIGVAVSDSPYGPFIDPLGKPLVQNSDADIDPTVFIDDDGQAYLLWGNPVCHYVKLNEDMISYADEVKIFPNTIESFGKRTGKEDPRRPTTYEEGPWLYKRNRLYYLFFAAGPISEHIGYSTSKSPLGPWKYQGVVMPTQGESFTNHPGVIDFKGKTYFFYHNGALPEGSGFTRSVAVEELQFNSDGKVKEMNMTEGIKKGIATLNPYAKSEAETIAWSKDVKSMQNKEVGVFITAMKNNAFTKVKDVDFRESGASKFTARVGTTHNGNVSMEIRLDSLEGELIGTVKVPMTGGNDRWALVTADIKKVSGVHDLYFIYKGNAAEKIMYFDYWMFSK, encoded by the coding sequence ATGTCATATAAAATTTATGTAAAAAAATTAAGGTTTTTAGCAGCATTTAGCATTTCTGTATGCGGTTTTGCTCAAAACCCTATCGTACAGACTAGCTATACAGCAGATCCGGCGCCAATGGTTTACAATAATAAACTGTATTTGTATACTTCGCATGACGAAGACCATTCGACTTGGTTTACCATGAATGACTGGAAATTGTACACTACAGATGATATGGTAAACTGGACAGATCATGGAGCGGTATTATCGTATAAAGATTTTAGCTGGGCAAAAATGAATGCTTGGGCAATTCAATGCATAGAAAGAAAAGGCAGATTTTATTTGTATGCTCCAATTACAGATAATCAAGGGCGAAATGGGATTGGCGTAGCAGTTTCAGACAGTCCGTATGGGCCGTTTATAGATCCGTTAGGAAAACCTTTGGTGCAAAATAGTGACGCCGATATTGATCCGACTGTTTTTATCGACGATGATGGACAGGCTTATTTATTGTGGGGCAATCCGGTTTGCCATTATGTGAAATTAAATGAAGACATGATTTCTTATGCCGATGAGGTAAAGATATTTCCAAATACAATTGAATCGTTTGGAAAGCGTACCGGAAAAGAAGATCCGCGCAGACCTACCACTTACGAGGAAGGGCCGTGGCTTTATAAAAGAAACAGATTGTACTATCTGTTTTTTGCTGCCGGACCAATTTCTGAGCATATAGGATATTCTACAAGCAAAAGTCCGCTTGGGCCGTGGAAATATCAAGGAGTTGTAATGCCTACGCAGGGTGAAAGCTTTACCAATCATCCTGGGGTAATAGATTTTAAAGGAAAAACGTATTTCTTTTATCATAATGGCGCTTTGCCAGAAGGCAGCGGTTTTACCAGATCTGTGGCAGTTGAAGAACTGCAATTTAATTCTGACGGTAAAGTCAAAGAAATGAATATGACAGAAGGCATCAAAAAAGGAATCGCTACTCTGAATCCGTATGCTAAGTCAGAAGCAGAAACGATAGCTTGGTCTAAAGATGTAAAATCAATGCAGAATAAAGAAGTAGGCGTCTTCATAACTGCTATGAAAAACAATGCCTTCACGAAAGTGAAAGATGTTGATTTTCGTGAATCGGGCGCTTCAAAATTTACAGCTCGCGTAGGTACTACGCACAATGGAAATGTATCAATGGAAATTAGACTTGATAGTCTGGAGGGAGAATTGATAGGAACAGTAAAAGTTCCTATGACGGGAGGAAATGATAGGTGGGCTCTGGTTACAGCAGATATCAAAAAGGTTTCTGGAGTGCACGATCTTTATTTTATATACAAAGGCAATGCCGCTGAAAAAATCATGTATTTTGATTATTGGATGTTTTCGAAATAG
- a CDS encoding glycoside hydrolase family 43 protein — MNKSTHKIIVFCSLIMISFQGIAQSDIKQKPIIQTKYTADPAPMVYKDTVFLYTSHDEDDAEGFKMLDWLLYTSTDMVNWTDRGAVASLKDFSWARQDNGAWAIQTIERNGKFYLYAPMHGNGIGVLVSDSPYGPFKDPLGKRLIDTDHKWNDIDPSPFIDDDGQAYLYWGNPDVYYVKLNKDMISYSGDVVKEPTKPKNYQEGPWIYKRNKHYYMSYASTCCPEGIGYAMSNSPTGPWEYKGMVIEASEKTRGNHPGIIDYKGKSYVFGHSYDVIKRQTSTFYERRSVDLDEIIYNPDGTIKTLSYFSVDGPAAVGDINPFSRVEAETIAWSKGVKSDKKDQKGVFITQIDHNDYIEVKAVNFKKSPKEFLVNASSVLGGRIEIHLDDKDGALLGVCDIKNTGSANNWKDFACKVKNVKGLHNVFFVFKGEGKSMFNLDWWTFK; from the coding sequence ATGAATAAAAGCACCCATAAAATTATAGTTTTCTGCTCTCTTATAATGATTTCTTTTCAAGGAATTGCCCAAAGTGATATTAAGCAAAAGCCGATAATCCAGACAAAATATACCGCTGATCCAGCCCCAATGGTTTACAAGGATACTGTTTTTTTATATACTTCTCATGATGAAGATGATGCGGAAGGTTTCAAAATGCTTGACTGGCTTTTGTATACTTCCACAGATATGGTAAACTGGACCGATAGGGGAGCTGTAGCCTCTTTAAAAGATTTCAGCTGGGCAAGACAAGACAACGGAGCTTGGGCCATTCAGACGATTGAGCGCAATGGCAAATTTTATCTGTATGCACCGATGCATGGAAATGGAATAGGGGTTTTAGTATCAGACAGTCCTTATGGGCCTTTTAAAGATCCATTGGGAAAACGATTAATAGATACTGATCATAAATGGAATGATATTGACCCATCTCCTTTTATAGACGATGATGGACAAGCCTATTTGTATTGGGGTAATCCGGATGTTTATTACGTAAAATTAAATAAGGATATGATCTCTTATTCGGGCGATGTTGTAAAAGAACCAACTAAACCGAAGAATTATCAGGAAGGCCCATGGATTTACAAAAGAAACAAACATTATTATATGTCTTATGCTTCAACCTGCTGTCCGGAAGGAATTGGATATGCTATGAGCAATTCTCCAACAGGACCGTGGGAATACAAGGGAATGGTCATAGAAGCCAGCGAAAAAACAAGAGGGAATCATCCGGGAATTATTGATTATAAAGGAAAATCGTATGTTTTTGGGCATAGTTATGATGTTATAAAAAGACAAACTTCTACATTTTATGAAAGACGCTCGGTGGATCTGGATGAAATCATTTATAATCCTGACGGAACGATAAAAACACTGTCGTATTTCTCCGTTGATGGACCTGCTGCTGTAGGAGATATTAATCCTTTTAGCCGTGTTGAAGCCGAAACAATTGCTTGGAGTAAAGGTGTGAAGTCAGACAAAAAGGATCAAAAAGGAGTTTTTATAACCCAGATTGACCATAATGATTACATAGAAGTTAAAGCAGTTAATTTTAAGAAATCACCAAAAGAATTTTTAGTAAATGCATCTTCTGTTTTGGGAGGTAGAATAGAAATACATCTAGATGATAAAGATGGAGCACTTTTAGGAGTGTGCGATATAAAAAATACAGGAAGCGCGAATAATTGGAAAGATTTTGCCTGTAAGGTTAAAAACGTAAAAGGTCTTCATAATGTCTTTTTTGTATTTAAGGGAGAAGGAAAATCCATGTTTAATTTAGACTGGTGGACTTTTAAATAA